The proteins below are encoded in one region of Balaenoptera ricei isolate mBalRic1 chromosome 6, mBalRic1.hap2, whole genome shotgun sequence:
- the CCIN gene encoding calicin, with the protein MKLEFTEKNYNSFVLQNLNKQRKRKEYWDMALTVDHHVLFAHRNVLAAVSPLVKSLISNHDMKTTDELFITIDPNYLSPTTVDQLLDYFYSGRVVISEQNVEELLRGAQYFNTPRLRIHCNDFLIKSIRRANCLRYLFLAELFELKEVSDLAYSGIRDNFHYWASPEASMHFMRCPPVIFGRLLRDENLHVLNEDQALNALINWVYFRKDEREKYFKKFFNYINLNAVSNKTLMYASNKLMGVENSSAHSTLIESVLVDRKQERPTSLLSYQRKGALLDSVVILGGQKAHGKFNDGVFAYIIQENLWLKLSEMPYRAAALSATSAGRYIYISGGTTEQISGLKTAWRYDMDDNSWTKLPDLPIGLVFHTMVTCGGTVYSVGGSIAPRRYVSNIYRYDERKEAWCLAGKMSIPMDGTAVITKGDRNLYIVTGRCLVKGYISRVGVVDCFDTNTGDVVQCITFPIEFNHRPLLSFHQDNILCVYSHRQSVEINLQKIKANKTTTSVPLLPNNCPLDVSHAICSIGDNKVFVCGGVATTSDVQTKDYTINPNAYMLDQNAGEWKTLAPPPEALDCPACCLAKLPCKILQRI; encoded by the coding sequence ATGAAATTGGAATTCACCGAGAAAAACTACAACAGCTTCGTGCTGCAGAACCTGAACAAACAGAGAAAACGCAAAGAGTACTGGGACATGGCCCTGACTGTGGACCACCATGTCTTATTTGCACATCGCAATGTGCTGGCTGCGGTCTCTCCACTGGTGAAGAGTCTCATCTCCAACCACGACATGAAGACCACTGATGAGCTCTTTATCACCATTGACCCCAACTACCTGAGTCCGACCACGGTGGACCAGCTCCTGGACTACTTCTACAGCGGAAGGGTGGTAATCTCAGAGCAGAATGTGGAAGAGCTGCTTCGTGGGGCCCAGTATTTCAACACACCACGCCTTCGAATTCACTGCAATGACTTCCTGATTAAGTCCATCCGCCGTGCCAACTGCTTGCGCTACCTCTTCTTGGCTGAGTTGTTTGAGCTCAAAGAGGTATCGGACTTGGCCTACTCTGGCATTCGCGACAACTTCCACTACTGGGCCAGTCCTGAGGCCTCCATGCACTTCATGCGCTGTCCACCTGTCATCTTCGGCCGCCTGCTCCGAGATGAAAACTTGCATGTGCTCAACGAGGACCAGGCTCTCAATGCCCTCATCAATTGGGTATACTTCCGGAAGGATGAGCGGGAGAAGTATTTCAAGAAGTTCTTTAATTACATCAATCTTAATGCTGTCTCCAACAAGACACTGATGTATGCCAGCAACAAGCTGATGGGCGTGGAGAACAGCTCAGCCCACTCAACCCTGATTGAGAGTGTCCTTGTGGACCGCAAGCAGGAGAGGCCAACCAGCCTGCTGAGCTACCAGCGGAAAGGGGCCCTGCTTGATTCGGTGGTCATCCTAGGTGGCCAAAAGGCCCACGGCAAGTTCAACGATGGAGTGTTTGCTTATATCATTCAGGAGAACCTGTGGTTGAAGCTCTCAGAGATGCCCTATCGGGCAGCAGCACTTAGTGCCACCTCTGCTGGTCGCTACATCTACATCTCTGGTGGTACCACTGAGCAGATTTCAGGGCTGAAGACGGCTTGGCGGTATGACATGGATGACAACTCCTGGACCAAGTTGCCCGACCTGCCAATTGGGCTTGTCTTCCACACCATGGTGACCTGCGGGGGGACAGTGTACTCAGTGGGTGGGAGCATTGCCCCAAGGAGGTATGTCTCTAACATCTATCGCTATGATGAGCGCAAGGAGGCCTGGTGCCTGGCAGGGAAGATGAGCATCCCTATGGACGGCACAGCCGTGATCACCAAGGGTGACCGGAACCTGTACATTGTCACTGGGCGGTGCTTGGTTAAGGGCTACATCTCCCGGGTCGGGGTGGTGGACTGCTTTGACACCAACACTGGGGACGTGGTCCAGTGTATCACCTTCCCCATTGAGTTCAACCACCGGCCCCTGCTCTCTTTTCATCAGGACAACATCCTCTGCGTGTACAGCCACCGGCAGAGCGTGGAAATCAACCTGCAGAAGATAAAGGCCAACAAGACGACTACCTCAGTGCCTCTCTTGCCCAACAACTGCCCCTTGGATGTGTCCCATGCTATATGCTCCATTGGAGACAACAAGGTGTTTGTATGTGGA